One region of Vidua chalybeata isolate OUT-0048 chromosome 34, bVidCha1 merged haplotype, whole genome shotgun sequence genomic DNA includes:
- the JOSD2 gene encoding josephin-2 — MAPEDARGSGVPGVPYHERQRRQLCALHALNNLLQRPWLSQASADRICQRLAPNSRPNPHRSPLGTGNYDVNVVMAALGTLGLAAVWWDKRRPLERLSLPHVLGLLLNVPSRVTLGTLALPLRRPHWLCVRHFGGTFYNLDSKLAAPAAIGAEPQLREWLREALAPGSSELFLVVARDVEEAGTWLRPE, encoded by the exons ATGGCCCCGGAGGACGCGCGGG GGtctggggtcccgggggtgccGTACCACGAGCGGCAGCGCCGGCAGCTCTGCGCCCTGCACGCCCTCAACAACCTCCTGCAGCGGCCCTGGCTCAGCCAGGCCTCGGCCGACCGCATCTGCCAGCG GTTGGCCCCAAATTCGCGGCCCAACCCCCACCGGAGCCCCCTGGGCACGGGCAATTACGACGTCAACGTGGTGATGGCGGCGCTGGGCACGCTGGGGCTGGCGGCGGTCTGGTGGGACAAGCGGCg CCCCCTGGAGCGCCTGTCGCTGCCGCacgtgctggggctgctgctcaaCGTCCCCTCGCGGGTGACGCTGGGGACGCTGGCGCTGCCGCTGCGGCGCCCGCACTGGCTCTGCGTGCGGCACTTCGGGGGCACCTTCTACAACCTGGACTCCAAGCTggccgcgcccgccgccatCGGAGCGGAGCCGCAGCTCAG GGAGTGGCTGCGGGAGGCGCTGGCTCCGGGCTCCTCCGAGCTCTTCCTGGTGGTGGCGCGGGACGTGGAGGAGGCGGGGACCTGGCTGAGGCCCGAGTGA
- the LRRC4B gene encoding LOW QUALITY PROTEIN: leucine-rich repeat-containing protein 4B (The sequence of the model RefSeq protein was modified relative to this genomic sequence to represent the inferred CDS: inserted 2 bases in 1 codon; deleted 1 base in 1 codon), which translates to MALLSMARPPQRPPRWPPAAPGPLPPLPPLLPLLLLPAAALAWLPAAAAASPTPCPAACTCSNQASRVICTRRELLEVPQSISVNTRYLNLQENHIQVIRTDTFKHLRHLEILQLSRNLVRKVEVGAFNGLPNLNTLELFDNRLTTVPTQAFEYLSKLRELWLRNNPIESIPSYAFNRVPSLRRLDLGELKRLEYISEAAFEGLVNLRYLNLGMCNLKEIPNLTALVRLEELELSGNRLGRVRPGSFQGLGSLRKLWLMHARVAAVERNAFDDLKALEELNLAHNDLASLPHDLFAPLHRLERVHLHHNPWRCDCDVLWLSWWLRETVPSNTSCCARCHAPPALRGRYLGELEPGHFTCYAPVIVEPPADLNVTEGMAAELKCRTGTAMTSVNWLTPNGTLMTHGSYRVRISVLHDGTLNFTNVTVQDTGQYTCMVTNAAGNTTATATLNVSAADAAAAAAAAAAATGYTYFTTVTVETTEGAGGDDQAPQTPAAPTAAGWEPAGASTAAPATRATGKPFTVPITAAAAGAAAGGGLQDLDDVLKTTKIIIGCFVAITFMAAVMLVAFYKLRKQHQRHKHRGGPARAVEIVNVEDELAGGPAXAGAAAAPGGGAGTGGDNRLALPALEREHLDRYAALAAHYGGPAAALGCGKTPLLNSVHEPLLFKSPSKENVQETQI; encoded by the exons ATGGCTCTCCTTAGCATGGCCCGGCCACCTCAGCGCCCGCCCCGGTGGCCCCCGGCGGCGCCCGgcccgctgccgccgctgccgccgctgctgccgctgctgctgctgccggcgGCCGCCCTGGCGTGGCTACCGGCCGCGGCGGCCGCCTCGCCCACGCCGTGCCCGGCGGCGTGCACCTGCAGCAACCAGGCCAGCCGGGTGATCTGCACGCGGCGCGAGCTGCTGGAGGTGCCGCAGAGCATCTCGGTGAACACGCGCTACCTGAACCTGCAGGAGAACCACATCCAG GTGATCCGCACCGACACCTTCAAGCACCTGCGCCACCTGGAGATCCTCCAGCTCAGCCGCAACCTGGTCCGCAAGGTGGAGGTGGGCGCCTTCAACGGGCTGCCCAACCTCAACACGCTGGAGCTCTTCGACAACCGCCTGACCACGGTGCCCACGCAGGCCTTCGAGTACCTGTCCAAGCTGCGCGAGCTGTGGCTGAGGAACAACCCCATCGAGAGCATCCCCAGCTACGCCTTCAACCGCGTGCCCTCGCTGCGCCGCCTCGACCTGGGCGAGCTCAAGCGCCTCGAGTACATCTCGGAGGCCGCCTTCGAGGGCCTGGTCAACCTGCGCTACCTCAACTTGGGCATGTGCAACCTCAAGGAGATCCCCAACCTGACGGCGCTGgtgaggctggaggagctggagctgtccGGGAACCGCCTGGGCCGGGTGCGGCCGGGCTCCTTCCAGGGCTTGGGCAGCCTGAGGAAGCTGTGGCTGATGCACGCGCGGGTGGCGGCGGTGGAGCGCAACGCTTTCGACGACCTGAAGGCGCTGGAGGAGCTGAACCTGGCCCACAACGACCTGGCCTCGCTGCCGCACGACCTCTTCGCGCCGCTGCACCGGCTGGAGCGCGTGCACCTGCACCACAACCCCTGGCGCTGCGACTGCGACGTGCTCTGGCTCAGCTGGTGGCTGCGCGAGACCGTGCCCAGCAACACCAGCTGCTGCGCCCGCTGCCACGCGCCGCCGGCGCTGCGC GGCCGCTACCTGGGCGAGCTGGAGCCCGGCCACTTCACCTGCTACGCGCCGGTCATCGTGGAGCCGCCGGCCGACCTCAACGTCACCGAGGGCATGGCGGCCGAGCTCAAGTGCCGCACGGGCACGGCCATGACGTCGGTCAACTGGCTGACGCCCAACGGGACGCTGATGACGCACGGCTCGTACCGCGTGCGCATCTCGGTGCTGCACGACGGGACGCTCAACTTCACCAACGTCACCGTGCAGGACACCGGGCAGTACACCTGCATGGTCACCAACGCCGCCGGCAACACCACGGCCACCGCCACGCTCAACGTCTCGGCCGCCGacgccgccgcggccgccgcggccgccgccgcggccaCCGGCTACACCTACTTCACCACGGTCACCGTGGAGACCACCGAGGGCGCCGGCGGCGACGACCAAGCTCCCCAGACCCCCGCCGCGCCCACGGCGGCCGGCTGGGAACCGGCCGGCGCCTCTACGGCCGCCCCGGCCACGCGCGCCACCGGCAAACCCTTCACCGTGCCCATCACGGCGGCAGCGGCCGGCGCGGCGGCCGGGGGAGGTCTCCAAGATTTGGACGACGTCTTGAAGACCACCAAGATCATCATCGGCTGCTTCGTGGCCATCACCTTCATGGCCGCCGTCATGCTGGTGGCCTTCTACAAGCTCCGCAAGCAGCACCAGCGCCACAAGCaccgcggcggccccgcgcgCGCCGTGGAGATCGTCAACGTCGAGGACGAGCTGGCCGGAGGTCCcgc ggcgggggcggcggcggcccccggcggcggcgccgggacGGGTGGGGACAACCGGTTGGCGCTGCCGGCGTTGGAGAGGGAGCACCTGGACAGGTACGCGGCGTTGGCCGCCCACTACGgcggcccggcggcggcgctgggctGCGGGAAGACGCCGCTGCTCAACTCGGTGCACGAGCCGCTGCTCTTCAAGAGCCCCTCCAAGGAGAACGTGCAGGAGACGCAgatctga
- the ASPDH gene encoding aspartate dehydrogenase domain-containing protein isoform X3, with protein sequence MEEQARIRRVGILGYGELGQFLVSQLLSQGPSVGLSLCFVWARRQGALEALPPPLRLGDLRELPSTGVDLVVEVAHPCVAQEHGEDILGHADLMLGSPSALADAVTERRLRAAAARGGHTLYVPRGALWGCEDIARMDSAGTLQALKVTMTKAPGSFRPQGWLSPRVAAAVASGTRTVLYEGPLRPLCPLVPNNVNAMAAAALAAPRLGFDGVTACLVADPSVPDCHIVTVEVTPMSPIVTRSVPDCHIVTVEVTPVSPMSPIVTRSVPSVTLSPWR encoded by the exons ATGGAGGAGCAGGCGCGGATTCGGCGCGTCGGAATCCTGGGATACGGCGAGCTCG ggCAGTTCCTGGTGTCGCAGCTGCTGTCGCAGGGTCCGTCCGTCGGTCTGTCCCTGTGCTTTGTCTGGGCtcgccgccagggggcgctggAGGCGCTGCCGCCCCCGCTGCGCCTGGGGGACCTGCGGGAGCTGCCGAGCAC gggggtgGACCTGGTGGTGGAGGTGGCACACCCGTGCGTGGCGCAGGAGCACGGCGAGGACATCCTGGGACACGCCGACCTCATG ctggggtCCCCCTCGGCGCTGGCGGACGCTGTCACCGAGCGGCGGctccgggcggcggcggcgcgcgggggCCACACCCTGTACGTCCCCAGGGGGGCGCTCTGGGGCTGCGAGGACATCGCCAGGAtggacagcgcggggacactgcag gcGCTGAAGGTGACGATGACGAAGGCGCCGGGCAGTTTCCGCCCGCAGGGCTGGCTGTCCCCGCGCGTGGCGGCCGCGGTGGCCTCGGGGACGAGGACGGTGCTGTACGAGGGTCCCCTGCGCCCGCTCTGTCCCCTCGTCCCCAACAACGTCAACGCCATGGCCGCGGCCGCGCTGGCGGCGCCGCGCCTCGGCTTCGACGGCGTCACCGCCTGCCTGGTGGCCGACCCCAG TGTCCCCGACTGTCACATTGTCACCGTGGAGGTGACACCAATGTCCCCAATTGTCACCCGCAGTGTCCCCGACTGTCACATTGTCACCGTGGAGGTGAcaccagtgtccccaatgtccccaattGTCAcccgcagtgtccccagtgtcacatTGTCACCGTGGAGGTGA
- the ASPDH gene encoding aspartate dehydrogenase domain-containing protein isoform X2, protein MEEQARIRRVGILGYGELGQFLVSQLLSQGPSVGLSLCFVWARRQGALEALPPPLRLGDLRELPSTGVDLVVEVAHPCVAQEHGEDILGHADLMLGSPSALADAVTERRLRAAAARGGHTLYVPRGALWGCEDIARMDSAGTLQALKVTMTKAPGSFRPQGWLSPRVAAAVASGTRTVLYEGPLRPLCPLVPNNVNAMAAAALAAPRLGFDGVTACLVADPSVPDCHIVTVEVTAVPERGRALTVTSTRRNPAEPGRVTGSATRHSFWSSVLACTGHGGCVKLC, encoded by the exons ATGGAGGAGCAGGCGCGGATTCGGCGCGTCGGAATCCTGGGATACGGCGAGCTCG ggCAGTTCCTGGTGTCGCAGCTGCTGTCGCAGGGTCCGTCCGTCGGTCTGTCCCTGTGCTTTGTCTGGGCtcgccgccagggggcgctggAGGCGCTGCCGCCCCCGCTGCGCCTGGGGGACCTGCGGGAGCTGCCGAGCAC gggggtgGACCTGGTGGTGGAGGTGGCACACCCGTGCGTGGCGCAGGAGCACGGCGAGGACATCCTGGGACACGCCGACCTCATG ctggggtCCCCCTCGGCGCTGGCGGACGCTGTCACCGAGCGGCGGctccgggcggcggcggcgcgcgggggCCACACCCTGTACGTCCCCAGGGGGGCGCTCTGGGGCTGCGAGGACATCGCCAGGAtggacagcgcggggacactgcag gcGCTGAAGGTGACGATGACGAAGGCGCCGGGCAGTTTCCGCCCGCAGGGCTGGCTGTCCCCGCGCGTGGCGGCCGCGGTGGCCTCGGGGACGAGGACGGTGCTGTACGAGGGTCCCCTGCGCCCGCTCTGTCCCCTCGTCCCCAACAACGTCAACGCCATGGCCGCGGCCGCGCTGGCGGCGCCGCGCCTCGGCTTCGACGGCGTCACCGCCTGCCTGGTGGCCGACCCCAG TGTCCCCGACTGTCACATTGTCACCGTGGAGGTGACCGCCGTGCCCGAGCGCGGCCGCGCCCTCACCGTCACCAGCACCCGCCGCAACCCCGCCGAGCCCGGCCGCGTCACCGGCAGCGCCACCCGCCACAGCTTCTGGAGCAGCGTGCtgg CCTGCACCGGACACGGCGGCTGCGTCAAGCTCTGCTGA
- the ASPDH gene encoding aspartate dehydrogenase domain-containing protein isoform X1, with protein MEEQARIRRVGILGYGELGQFLVSQLLSQGPSVGLSLCFVWARRQGALEALPPPLRLGDLRELPSTGVDLVVEVAHPCVAQEHGEDILGHADLMLGSPSALADAVTERRLRAAAARGGHTLYVPRGALWGCEDIARMDSAGTLQALKVTMTKAPGSFRPQGWLSPRVAAAVASGTRTVLYEGPLRPLCPLVPNNVNAMAAAALAAPRLGFDGVTACLVADPSVPDCHIVTVEVTPMSPIVTRSVPDCHIVTVEVTPVSPIVTRSVPDCHIVTVEVSPMSPIVTRSVPSVTLSPWR; from the exons ATGGAGGAGCAGGCGCGGATTCGGCGCGTCGGAATCCTGGGATACGGCGAGCTCG ggCAGTTCCTGGTGTCGCAGCTGCTGTCGCAGGGTCCGTCCGTCGGTCTGTCCCTGTGCTTTGTCTGGGCtcgccgccagggggcgctggAGGCGCTGCCGCCCCCGCTGCGCCTGGGGGACCTGCGGGAGCTGCCGAGCAC gggggtgGACCTGGTGGTGGAGGTGGCACACCCGTGCGTGGCGCAGGAGCACGGCGAGGACATCCTGGGACACGCCGACCTCATG ctggggtCCCCCTCGGCGCTGGCGGACGCTGTCACCGAGCGGCGGctccgggcggcggcggcgcgcgggggCCACACCCTGTACGTCCCCAGGGGGGCGCTCTGGGGCTGCGAGGACATCGCCAGGAtggacagcgcggggacactgcag gcGCTGAAGGTGACGATGACGAAGGCGCCGGGCAGTTTCCGCCCGCAGGGCTGGCTGTCCCCGCGCGTGGCGGCCGCGGTGGCCTCGGGGACGAGGACGGTGCTGTACGAGGGTCCCCTGCGCCCGCTCTGTCCCCTCGTCCCCAACAACGTCAACGCCATGGCCGCGGCCGCGCTGGCGGCGCCGCGCCTCGGCTTCGACGGCGTCACCGCCTGCCTGGTGGCCGACCCCAG TGTCCCCGACTGTCACATTGTCACCGTGGAGGTGACACCAATGTCCCCAATTGTCACCCGCAGTGTCCCCGACTGTCACATTGTCACCGTGGAG GTGACACCGGTGTCCCCAATTGTCACCCGCAGTGTCCCCGACTGTCACATTGTCACCGTGGAG gtgtccccaatgtccccaattGTCAcccgcagtgtccccagtgtcacatTGTCACCGTGGAGGTGA